Proteins encoded together in one Benincasa hispida cultivar B227 chromosome 1, ASM972705v1, whole genome shotgun sequence window:
- the LOC120083492 gene encoding ubiquitin-conjugating enzyme E2 32 produces MAEDKYNLKNPAVKRILQEVKEMQANPSDDFMSLPLEENIFEWQFAIRGPGDSEFEGGIYHGRIQLPAEYPFKPPSFMLLTPNGRFETQTKICLSISNHHPEHWQPSWSVRTALVALIAFMPTNPNGALGSLDYKKEERRVLAIKSREAPPKFGTPERQKLIDEIHEYMLSKAPPVPQSGSSDVSGEKPTNEEADVQVTSEPAELAASGEELQNPPANDRVVEEVVPEVRPEVVARVAREVPSSRPPAQAEQRRLETGVHKPADDRLFTWAAIGLTLAIVVLLLKKFMKASAHGSVFMDES; encoded by the exons ATGGCGGAGGATAAGTACAATCTAAAGAACCCTGCGGTGAAGAGGATCCTTCAGGAGGTCAAGGAGATGCAGGCTAATCCTTCTGACGATTTCATGAGTCTTCCTCTTGAG GAGAATATATTTGAATGGCAATTTGCCATCCGCGGACCTGGTGATAGTGAATTTGAGGGTGGGATATATCATGGACGTATCCAATTGCCAGCAGAATATCCATTCAAGCCACCTTCATTCATGTTGTTAACC CCGAATGGTCGCTTTGAAACCCAAACGAAGATATGTTTGAGCATATCAAATCACCATCCAGAGCATTGGCAACCATCATGGAGTG TGCGTACTGCATTGGTTGCATTAATTGCTTTCATGCCCACAAACCCAAATGGCGCTCTTGGTTCCCTGGACTACAAGAAGGAAGAAAGGCGAGTATTGGCCATCAAATCTCGAGAAGCACCCCCAAAATTTGGTACTCCTGAACGTCAAAAGCTAATTGACGAG ATTCATGAATATATGCTGAGTAAGGCGCCGCCTGTCCCTCAATCGGGTTCTTCAGATGTCTCCGGGGAGAAACCCACCAATGAAGAGGCTGATGTCCAGGTAACTTCTGAACCTGCTGAACTTGCAGCTTCTGGGGAAGAGCTGCAGAATCCACCTGCAAATGACAGGGTCGTTGAGGAAGTAGTACCAGAAGTCCGACCAGAAGTGGTTGCGAGAGTGGCAAGAGAGGTGCCATCTAGTCGCCCTCCCGCTCAGGCCGAGCAGCGGAGGCTAGAGACGGGAGTTCATAAACCAGCTGATGACCGGTTGTTCACATGGGCTGCTATCGGTCTCACTCTTGCAATTGTTGTTCTTTTGCTGAAGAAGTTCATGAAAGCAAGCGCTCATGGTTCTGTCTTCATGGATGAATCTTAg